The genomic DNA AAGCTACTAGTGTAGGAGAGAAACATTAGCCAGAGACGAGGAAGACGTAATCCACAGCCACGTCTGCGTCTGTGGCGTTGCAATTGAAAGTGACCAGACCAGTGCTACCTCAACCACAAAGCAACACCCGCCAACCACCACAAAAGCAACCAGCATGCTGCCTCGGTTTCGTTCCTTCTATGGCAAACTAATCATATTCATATTGGTTGCCCTGTGCTTCATCCTGTACAGCAAGGTGCAGCAGCCAAGCGGCGATGAAGGGCTTCCTGCTCGAGCAGCCGCCCTCAGGGGCCACGCTCGAGACAAATACAGTGCGTACGGCGAGAGCGAAAACGAAATCGCCCGACCCGCCACAGTGTCCCCCTATGAGCAAAGCATCCAGCTGGACCTAGAAAAACAGAAGGTGGGCCTGGGCGACCAGGGAGCATCAGTGCACCTGTCTGGCAAGGCCAAGGAGCGCGGGGACGCCATCTACAAGAAGATCGCCCTAAACGAGGAACTGAGTGAGCAGTTGTCCTACAACCGCAGCGTGGGGGACCACCGCAATCCCTTGTGTCTGGCTCAACAGTTCGATGCCAGTTCTCTGCCCAGTGCCAGCGTGATCGTAATTTTCTACAACGAACCTTACTCCGTTCTGCTGCGGACCGTGCACAGCACTCTAATAACGTGCACTGAGCAGGCCTTGAAGGAAATCATCCTTGTGGACGATGGCAGTGACAATCCCGAACTGGGGGGAAAGCTGGACTACTACATTCGCACGCGCACTCCCCCCGGCAAAGTGACGGTGCTGCGCCTGAAGAATCGGTGAGTGGCGTGGCTGAGCGGCGCGGAGAAAGGCCGTGAATCCATTTTTGGAATTGTCTTTTGGCTAGGAAAGTTCGGGCATTCAGCTATCAAATCGCCCGTGGCTTACCATCATTTGAATAACTAGTTTGTGCCCCAGTGCCGTGTCAGACTCGCTGGGTTGGAGCATCTTCTTTGGCAGGCAGCATAATGTCAGAACCGACAAAAGCTCAAATAACACAagacacagaaagagaagaaacgaaacgaaacggcaACCGTAAAACCAGTTCGTCAAGTTACGAATATTTGAGGTTTTTTGGGCTTAACTTTTTGTAACTCTCAGTCGGTATCTGCGTGCATTACACTGTCCCACAAGAGAGCTCGGGGTAGCTGCCCCTGAGCTTTGTCTGCCCGAAGTTTGTCTTGGCCATGTTGGCGTGTGCTGGCATGCCGCTTGACGAAGATTGGAAGGTTGCTCGATGACccaataaattgttttcttctttaGCTTAGCACAGTTCATAAAAATGCACATTGATTGGCTAAAGAAAGTTTTGTTATTTCCCGTTTAGATTGGGACTGATACGCGCCCGTTTGGCCGGAGCCCGAATTGCCACAGGAGATGTGCTCATCTTTCTTGATGCACACTGCGAGGGCAACGTGGGCTGGTGTGAGCCGCTGCTGCACCGGATCAAGGAGTCGCGCACGAGCGTCTTGGTGCCCATCATCGATGTGATCGATGCTAATGACTTTCAGTACAGCACCAACGGCTACAAGTCCTTCCAAGTGGGCGGATTCCAGTGGAACGGTCACTTCGATTGGATTAATCTGCCAGAGCGGGAGaagcagcgacaacgacgGGAATGTAACCAGGAGCGGGAAATCTGTCCAGCCTACAGTCCGACCATGGCTGGCGGTCTGTTTGCCATGGATCGGCGTTACTTCTGGGAGGTGGGCAGCTATGACGAGCAAATGGACGGCTGGGGAGGCGAAAACCTGGAAATGTCGTTCAGGATCTGGCAGTGCGGCGGCACCATTGAGACGATTCCCTGCTCCCGAGTGGGACACATCTTCCGCGACTTCCATCCTTACAAGTAGGCCACAATCTTTTGCTCCTGTTTtgtacacaaatttaatttactcgATTGCAGATTCCCTAATGATCGTGACACGCACGGCATTAATACGGCCCGCATGGCCTTGGTGTGGATGGATGAGTTCATCAATATATTCTTTCTCAACCGGCCCGATCTCAAGTTCCATGCGGACATCGGGGATGTCACCCACCGAGTGATGCTTCGGAAGAAGCTGCGCTGCAAAAGCTTCGAGTGGTACCTGAAGAACATCTACCCGGAGAAGTTTGTGCCCAACGCAAAAGTTGTGGGTTGGGGCAAGGTGAAAGCTGTCAGTACCAACTTGTGCCTTGATGACTTGCTACAGAACAACGAGAAGCCCTACAACGTAGGCCTCTATCCATGCGGAAAGGTGCTGCAGAAGTCGCAGCTCTTCTCGTTGACAAACTCACAGGTGCTTCGAAACGAGCTCAGCTGCGCAACCGTCCAGCATAGCGACTCACCACCATACCGGGTGGTGATGGTGCCCTGCATGGAGAACGACGAATATAACGAGCAGTGGAAATTCGCGAACCAGCATCTGATACACAGCAACACGGCCATGTGCCTTGACCACAAGGGCCTCAAGACCGTGGACGATGCCCAGATGGCGCCATGCGACCCCAACAGCGAAACGCAACGTTGGACCATCGATCACTGAAGCGACACTGAGAAGACAGGGATTGCGATGGGGACGGGATGGAAGGGACCAAACCAACTGAGAGAAACTGACTAACGCTGACTGCGCAGCATATTAGTGCAACAACTTGTAAATACATAACCGAATTCTAgaattacatatatattttctatacgCTGTATACTCTGAACGTGTATACCAGCATTGACAATTGGGATCGGTAGCTAAAGCAAatcgaaaaatatttaaacaaatcaaaaccagCGGCgaatcaaacacaaacaagtCAACTTAGAAAGCTAATAAGAAGAATAACAATTAcctgtgtgttgtgtattttgcgtgtataaatataattagagCAAGTTGTAAAATAGAACGTCGGTACATCCTACGAGTATGTAAATGCTTCACCGATAATTATAATCGCAATGTGATCACGTAACGATGAAAGCGATGCGATGCTATGCGATACATGGGCAAAGTGTGTAACAAATGCATTCCACGGATTTAaagggaacggaacggaaggaaggaagggaaTCATCCGCTTTCATCGAAAGTCTACTCGAATAACCAACTATGTAAACTGTAAACTAAAAGTGTTATAAGCATTTATCTACTAATATAccttttttgccatttgttttcataaataaaaaacttcCAAGTGGAAGACACACATCTTTAACGTTTGACCTTGTTGCCGTAAGCACCCAGGTCAAAGGGGTTGATTAGCTAGACTACATGGAAATGGAACCAGTTAATAGCACCAGAGGCCAGAGGCCGATCGAGTTCAAGGCTACCTGTGTGTTTCCCAAACATCAACAAGAtgggaacggaatggaacaGCTGTGACAGCATTAAGAAATAAAGTCAATTTGAGTCCAAGAtattcattgcatttttgtatatttgtatttataagtagatatacataagtacatattcatattctcgtatttgtattttgttttgttttattttttgctgaaaTTGTTCAAATTTGCTGACTTctcgtgtgtttttttttgtgacgggtttaatttaaaatacttAAATCGGAgtaaaacaattgcaattacagAAAATTGAtcgtatttttgtggttttttgctgctgcggactactatttacttttttttgttctttttttaacACACACTATTACACCTACTAGTGGAGAGTGTGAACTTAATGTTGATTATCCATCCttacatacaaaacaaactaaacaaatgcatcatcatcaaaaaATGGGCTTTAGCCCCGTTCTTTCTTTGTGTAGTATGATAAAAGCAATTGTTAGCATATGCAtgttctcttttctcttttgttttgttttggtaatTAACGTTTTTGTTCAACTCTTGGTTAATTTATTTAACGGTTGATGGATTCGAGTGCTGCTGGTTTCGAGCTACAATTCATAATAACATTTTATTCGTTGACTGTGCTAAAAGCTCTAAGAGTGCGCAAACTTACgagtatctatgtatctgtaACTTGTTTTCAAGGCTATATCGTATTTCCcatattatgtgtgtgtataacattctgttctgttctgttctgctatGCAACTGTAAATCAATTAGCACACCTAGTGGAGGCCGATTTCGAGGGGCCAAGAGCTGCACTGGattgcacaaaaatatgaTTAGTTCTTTAATAACTGCAAGGTACGATTCAAT from Drosophila subobscura isolate 14011-0131.10 chromosome E, UCBerk_Dsub_1.0, whole genome shotgun sequence includes the following:
- the LOC117891666 gene encoding polypeptide N-acetylgalactosaminyltransferase 1; amino-acid sequence: MLPRFRSFYGKLIIFILVALCFILYSKVQQPSGDEGLPARAAALRGHARDKYSAYGESENEIARPATVSPYEQSIQLDLEKQKVGLGDQGASVHLSGKAKERGDAIYKKIALNEELSEQLSYNRSVGDHRNPLCLAQQFDASSLPSASVIVIFYNEPYSVLLRTVHSTLITCTEQALKEIILVDDGSDNPELGGKLDYYIRTRTPPGKVTVLRLKNRLGLIRARLAGARIATGDVLIFLDAHCEGNVGWCEPLLHRIKESRTSVLVPIIDVIDANDFQYSTNGYKSFQVGGFQWNGHFDWINLPEREKQRQRRECNQEREICPAYSPTMAGGLFAMDRRYFWEVGSYDEQMDGWGGENLEMSFRIWQCGGTIETIPCSRVGHIFRDFHPYKFPNDRDTHGINTARMALVWMDEFINIFFLNRPDLKFHADIGDVTHRVMLRKKLRCKSFEWYLKNIYPEKFVPNAKVVGWGKVKAVSTNLCLDDLLQNNEKPYNVGLYPCGKVLQKSQLFSLTNSQVLRNELSCATVQHSDSPPYRVVMVPCMENDEYNEQWKFANQHLIHSNTAMCLDHKGLKTVDDAQMAPCDPNSETQRWTIDH